In Novosphingobium sp. P6W, a genomic segment contains:
- a CDS encoding Zn-dependent alcohol dehydrogenase, whose product MACPALSSERSDATGAWIMKAAVLNANEGRFDIEDVRIDVPKGREVLVDVKACGLCHSDLHLAEANFGTPLPAVLGHELAGVVKQVGPDVRELKVGDHVVGSLVQFCGHCVSCLSGRTYQCENPNETMRAAEHGHRLTRTSDGQPVYTGWGTAAFAEQTLVHENQLVKVPDAVPFPQASILGCGVITGAGAAINTADLKPGETAVVIGVGGVGLNVIAGAKLAGADRIIAIDTQPQKEELARKFGATDFINAMEGDAVAAVKAILPRGVDHAFEVIGLTPTTEQAIQMVRSGGSVYLIGLHRPGQTFSLAGLDVIVRQIDLKGVFMGSSNIKRDIPMFADLYLQGRFNLDDLVAREVNISEINEAYEDLKHGAIARSVITSF is encoded by the coding sequence GTGGCCTGTCCGGCGCTCTCATCCGAGCGGTCAGACGCAACAGGAGCTTGGATCATGAAGGCTGCAGTCCTCAACGCCAACGAAGGCCGCTTCGATATCGAGGACGTCAGGATCGACGTTCCGAAAGGCCGCGAAGTGCTGGTCGACGTGAAAGCGTGCGGACTGTGTCATTCCGATCTTCATCTTGCTGAAGCCAATTTCGGCACGCCGCTCCCGGCCGTGCTGGGTCACGAACTCGCCGGCGTGGTCAAGCAGGTCGGCCCCGACGTTCGCGAACTCAAGGTCGGCGACCACGTCGTCGGATCGCTGGTGCAATTTTGTGGTCACTGCGTGTCGTGTCTGTCGGGGCGAACCTACCAGTGCGAAAACCCGAACGAGACTATGCGCGCGGCGGAACATGGGCATCGCCTGACACGGACCTCCGACGGCCAACCCGTTTACACTGGTTGGGGCACTGCGGCTTTCGCCGAACAGACTCTGGTCCACGAAAACCAGTTGGTGAAGGTGCCTGACGCGGTTCCTTTCCCCCAGGCCTCGATCCTTGGATGCGGCGTGATCACCGGCGCTGGCGCGGCGATCAATACGGCCGATCTCAAACCGGGGGAAACCGCGGTCGTCATCGGGGTCGGCGGGGTCGGCCTCAACGTTATCGCTGGCGCGAAGCTTGCCGGAGCCGACCGCATCATCGCGATCGACACGCAGCCCCAAAAAGAAGAACTGGCCCGGAAATTTGGCGCGACCGATTTCATCAACGCCATGGAAGGCGACGCCGTAGCCGCAGTGAAAGCTATTCTTCCGCGCGGCGTTGACCATGCGTTTGAGGTCATCGGGCTCACCCCAACCACCGAGCAGGCTATCCAGATGGTTCGATCCGGCGGCTCGGTATATCTGATCGGTCTCCATCGCCCGGGTCAGACTTTTTCGCTGGCGGGTCTCGATGTTATTGTCCGCCAGATCGATCTCAAAGGCGTGTTCATGGGATCGAGCAACATCAAGCGCGACATCCCGATGTTTGCGGACCTTTATCTGCAGGGCCGTTTCAACCTCGACGATCTTGTCGCGCGCGAAGTCAACATCAGCGAGATCAATGAAGCATACGAGGATTTGAAGCACGGCGCCATTGCGCGGTCTGTGATCACCTCCTTCTGA
- a CDS encoding (2Fe-2S)-binding protein, protein MVKVRVNDEVREVAVDADTPLLWVLRDLLGMTGTKFGCGIAQCGACTVHLDGVAVRSCRLPIGQVGERAVRTIEGVGSTPVGAKVQQAWLDLDVIQCGYCQSGQIMAAAALLAANPKPDDADIDAAMAGNICRCGTYVRIRDGIKRAAQHD, encoded by the coding sequence ATGGTCAAAGTGCGGGTAAACGATGAGGTGAGAGAAGTGGCGGTTGACGCCGACACGCCGCTGCTCTGGGTTCTTCGCGACTTGCTTGGAATGACCGGGACGAAATTCGGCTGCGGTATAGCCCAGTGCGGCGCCTGCACGGTGCATCTCGATGGCGTGGCGGTTCGTTCCTGCCGCCTCCCGATCGGCCAAGTTGGCGAGCGTGCCGTTCGGACAATCGAAGGGGTCGGTTCCACCCCCGTCGGCGCAAAGGTCCAACAGGCGTGGCTGGATCTCGATGTGATCCAGTGCGGCTATTGTCAGTCGGGCCAGATCATGGCAGCGGCAGCCCTTCTCGCTGCAAATCCGAAACCTGACGACGCCGATATCGATGCAGCAATGGCGGGAAATATCTGCCGCTGCGGTACCTATGTCCGTATCCGCGACGGCATCAAGCGAGCCGCCCAACATGACTGA
- a CDS encoding response regulator transcription factor, translating to MEDRPVDTLPLVLVVDDDPDIRASLTDMFNSVGMDTLVFASTAELLKHDMPDRPSCLILDLRLPGASGLDLQARLAEDGVNIPIIFITGYADVPTSVRAMKAGALDFLPKPFREQELLDAVAEALRHDRQRRLDDSERNEVRVLAESLTPREMDVLRGVARGLLNKQIAYELGITEITVKMHRSSAGRKIKSVSVADMVRKVELLIGYTGAAASGSGRHSSPPRQRPEGASPLNK from the coding sequence ATGGAAGACAGACCGGTGGACACTTTACCTCTCGTGCTCGTAGTCGACGATGACCCGGATATCCGAGCGAGTCTCACCGATATGTTCAATTCGGTCGGGATGGACACGCTCGTGTTCGCGTCGACGGCTGAGCTCTTGAAGCATGACATGCCGGACCGCCCGAGCTGCCTTATCCTAGACCTCCGGCTGCCCGGGGCAAGTGGACTTGATCTACAGGCACGGCTGGCCGAAGACGGCGTCAATATCCCTATCATCTTCATCACTGGCTATGCCGATGTACCGACGTCGGTACGTGCGATGAAGGCGGGAGCACTCGATTTTTTGCCGAAGCCGTTTCGTGAGCAGGAGTTGCTGGATGCCGTTGCAGAGGCGCTTCGGCACGACCGGCAGCGGCGCCTTGACGATAGTGAGCGCAATGAAGTGCGGGTTCTGGCCGAAAGCCTGACACCGCGAGAAATGGACGTTCTTCGGGGCGTCGCCCGCGGGCTCCTTAACAAGCAGATAGCCTATGAACTGGGGATCACCGAGATCACGGTGAAAATGCATCGGTCAAGCGCTGGGCGCAAGATTAAATCGGTTTCGGTCGCGGACATGGTTCGCAAAGTCGAATTGCTCATCGGCTATACCGGGGCCGCAGCGAGTGGCAGTGGCCGACATTCTAGCCCGCCGCGTCAGCGGCCCGAGGGAGCGTCCCCGCTGAATAAATAG
- a CDS encoding cytochrome c, whose translation MTQRRRTWMLLGAALLVFGAALAWRLMFLPSALGFAGGHQVDLAQYQGAGVTGVPSELANAEPLTKGKYLAEATDCAACHTAKGGKPFAGGRPFKLPFGTIYTPNITPDRETGIGAWTDAEFLRAVHKGIGRNGQRLYPAFPYASYTLLTDADVLAIRGYLASIPAVRQANLPNSFSFPFNQRWLMAIWGTFFNPDSRFRPVAERSAQWNRGAYLVEAAGHCGECHTPRTLMQAMDTRRKFAGGQAEGWNAYNISSDRLSGVGAWSSDDLASYLAKGHAPGHGVASGPMAEAVELSTSRMTPTDIAAMVAYLQTIPPIKNKSSPPMAGPAPTVASAGPNDNPAGKRLFEGACASCHAWNGRGAVTPDQQLTGNRAVNDASAANVAMMILNGIGSPEHSGAFMPSFRAAYSDEEIASVANYVTARFGAKPSRVSAADVGKMREE comes from the coding sequence ATGACACAGCGGCGACGCACATGGATGCTGCTTGGCGCAGCGCTGTTGGTATTCGGCGCCGCCTTAGCGTGGCGGCTGATGTTTCTTCCATCCGCGCTTGGTTTCGCAGGCGGCCATCAGGTGGACCTCGCGCAATATCAAGGGGCTGGCGTCACCGGGGTTCCCTCCGAACTGGCGAACGCCGAGCCGCTCACAAAGGGGAAGTATCTCGCGGAAGCGACGGATTGTGCTGCCTGCCACACTGCTAAGGGCGGTAAGCCATTTGCGGGCGGTCGTCCTTTCAAGCTTCCCTTCGGAACCATTTACACGCCGAATATAACGCCTGATCGGGAGACGGGGATCGGTGCTTGGACCGATGCGGAGTTCCTGCGCGCGGTGCACAAAGGCATTGGTCGGAATGGCCAGCGATTGTATCCGGCCTTCCCGTACGCCTCCTACACCTTGTTGACTGATGCCGATGTGCTGGCGATCCGGGGCTATCTCGCCAGCATCCCTGCGGTTCGCCAGGCAAACCTTCCCAATAGCTTCAGTTTCCCTTTTAATCAGCGTTGGCTGATGGCGATCTGGGGCACGTTCTTCAACCCCGACTCGCGTTTTCGCCCCGTAGCGGAACGCAGCGCTCAGTGGAACCGCGGCGCATATCTGGTTGAAGCGGCGGGCCATTGCGGAGAATGTCACACCCCGCGCACGCTGATGCAAGCGATGGACACGCGTCGGAAGTTTGCAGGCGGTCAAGCCGAAGGCTGGAATGCGTACAATATCTCCAGCGATCGATTGAGCGGGGTCGGCGCGTGGTCGTCGGATGACCTGGCCTCATACCTCGCCAAGGGTCATGCGCCCGGACACGGCGTTGCGTCCGGGCCGATGGCGGAAGCCGTAGAGCTCAGCACGAGCCGCATGACGCCGACGGATATCGCAGCAATGGTCGCCTATCTGCAAACGATCCCGCCGATTAAAAACAAATCTTCGCCGCCGATGGCGGGGCCGGCCCCCACCGTCGCGAGCGCTGGCCCGAATGACAATCCGGCCGGAAAGCGCCTTTTCGAAGGTGCATGCGCCAGTTGCCATGCATGGAACGGCCGCGGGGCGGTGACGCCGGATCAGCAGTTGACCGGCAACCGGGCCGTGAACGACGCGAGCGCGGCAAATGTGGCCATGATGATCTTGAATGGCATCGGCTCGCCCGAGCACAGCGGTGCCTTCATGCCGAGCTTCCGCGCCGCATACAGCGACGAGGAAATAGCTTCGGTTGCCAACTATGTGACGGCACGCTTCGGTGCAAAGCCGTCGCGGGTATCGGCGGCCGACGTTGGAAAGATGCGCGAAGAATAG
- a CDS encoding molybdopterin cofactor-binding domain-containing protein: protein MTDTGLSRRQILRTGALGGAALFLGVNLQSADVALAAPGDNATFKPDAFIRIASDGRATLIMPQTEMGQGIYTGLAMLIAEELDLPLGGVVLEAAPASDKLYGNPIFKVQATGGSTSMMGYWMPMRKVGASARAMLVAAAARRWRVDPQSCRTEAGAVFHDPSGRSLTYGALAGAAMRETPPAEPVLKDPSKFRLIGKSHRRLDTPEKTNGRTKYGIDAMPEGIQFATLASPPVFGGKVSAVDDTQAKSVPGVRQIIVLDDLVAVVGDTSWAAMRGLAAVDIRWDDGQFADVSTETIHDDLHEAGRLEGAVVVDTGARGKLTGEGVISAMYELPLLAHAPMEPMNCTVHITPGHCEVWVGTQVMTMSQRAAAEEAGLTPEQVTIHNHLIGGGFGRRLEVDGVRKAVRIARHVDGPVKVVWTREEDIGKAPYRSVYGAWLKAKLENGKPVAWSHKAVGPTVVGRWLPPAFDGKVDNDAVDGAAETPYDFPASFVTWVRHEPRGVQTAFWRGVGPNLNIFATESFVDRVAHEAKQDPLAFRRALIGKHARARAVLDIATEKANWDGALSPRSGRGISLQFAFGTYLCTVAEVVVADDGAVSVTRMTSAVDCGTPVNPDGIVSQIQGGLVFGLSAALHGRITLAAGRVQQSNYHDYRVVRMDEMPLIEVHVVRNAEAPGGIGEPGTVSVQAAVCNAIYAATGVQLTRMPIDRALIAKDVRT from the coding sequence ATGACTGACACAGGCCTGTCCCGTCGGCAAATCCTTCGCACCGGGGCGCTCGGCGGCGCCGCGCTCTTTCTTGGGGTCAACCTGCAGTCAGCCGATGTTGCGCTTGCAGCGCCAGGCGATAACGCGACCTTCAAACCCGATGCTTTCATCCGCATCGCGTCCGATGGGCGGGCGACGTTGATCATGCCGCAGACCGAAATGGGGCAGGGCATCTACACCGGCCTCGCCATGCTCATTGCGGAGGAACTCGATCTTCCGCTCGGCGGGGTGGTGCTAGAGGCAGCGCCAGCCAGCGATAAGCTTTACGGCAACCCGATTTTCAAGGTCCAGGCTACCGGCGGCTCGACGTCCATGATGGGCTACTGGATGCCGATGCGGAAGGTGGGAGCGAGCGCGCGGGCAATGCTCGTCGCGGCTGCCGCCCGACGCTGGCGCGTCGATCCCCAAAGTTGCCGTACTGAGGCGGGTGCAGTCTTCCATGATCCGAGCGGTCGAAGTCTGACTTACGGAGCGCTCGCGGGTGCGGCAATGCGTGAAACGCCGCCCGCCGAGCCGGTACTCAAGGACCCTTCGAAGTTCCGGCTGATCGGAAAATCACACCGCCGGCTCGATACGCCCGAGAAGACCAACGGCCGAACCAAATATGGCATCGACGCGATGCCCGAAGGTATTCAGTTCGCGACACTCGCCTCCCCCCCGGTGTTTGGCGGTAAGGTGTCAGCAGTGGATGACACGCAGGCGAAATCGGTGCCCGGCGTTCGCCAGATTATCGTCCTTGATGACCTTGTCGCCGTCGTTGGCGACACCAGTTGGGCCGCCATGCGCGGCCTGGCCGCCGTCGATATTCGCTGGGATGATGGCCAGTTTGCCGATGTGTCCACTGAGACGATACACGATGACCTGCATGAAGCAGGACGTTTGGAGGGCGCCGTTGTCGTCGACACTGGTGCACGCGGCAAGCTGACGGGTGAAGGGGTAATCTCGGCTATGTACGAGTTGCCGCTCCTCGCACATGCGCCGATGGAGCCGATGAACTGTACCGTTCACATCACACCGGGTCATTGTGAAGTGTGGGTAGGAACCCAGGTCATGACGATGTCTCAGCGCGCGGCGGCCGAGGAAGCAGGCCTAACGCCGGAACAGGTCACCATCCACAATCATTTGATCGGTGGTGGCTTCGGCCGTCGCTTGGAGGTCGATGGCGTCCGGAAAGCGGTCAGGATCGCGCGCCATGTTGATGGCCCGGTAAAAGTCGTTTGGACTCGTGAAGAGGACATCGGGAAGGCGCCCTATCGTTCGGTCTATGGCGCTTGGCTGAAGGCGAAGCTAGAGAATGGCAAGCCGGTGGCTTGGTCGCACAAGGCGGTTGGGCCAACTGTCGTGGGTCGTTGGTTGCCGCCCGCGTTCGATGGCAAGGTCGATAATGACGCGGTCGATGGCGCGGCTGAGACACCGTATGATTTTCCAGCCAGTTTCGTCACTTGGGTGCGACACGAGCCGCGAGGCGTGCAAACGGCATTCTGGCGCGGCGTCGGGCCGAACCTCAATATCTTTGCCACAGAGAGCTTCGTTGACCGGGTCGCGCATGAAGCGAAACAAGATCCGCTTGCATTCCGCCGGGCATTGATCGGCAAGCATGCTCGTGCTCGCGCGGTACTCGATATCGCGACGGAAAAAGCAAATTGGGACGGCGCCCTTTCACCGCGATCGGGCCGTGGCATTAGCCTGCAGTTCGCGTTCGGAACGTACCTGTGTACGGTTGCCGAAGTTGTTGTCGCCGATGACGGCGCGGTCTCTGTCACGCGCATGACAAGCGCCGTCGATTGTGGAACCCCGGTGAATCCCGATGGCATCGTTTCGCAGATTCAGGGAGGGCTGGTGTTCGGACTATCGGCGGCCCTTCACGGTCGCATAACGCTCGCCGCTGGCCGGGTTCAGCAGAGCAATTATCATGATTATCGGGTCGTGAGAATGGACGAGATGCCGCTGATCGAAGTGCATGTCGTGCGCAATGCCGAAGCGCCAGGGGGCATCGGCGAGCCTGGTACCGTTTCAGTGCAGGCGGCCGTCTGCAACGCAATTTATGCTGCAACCGGTGTTCAACTTACGCGCATGCCGATTGATCGCGCGCTTATCGCCAAGGATGTCCGGACATGA
- a CDS encoding aldehyde dehydrogenase family protein, with translation MTHRLLIDGQLTDGASTIDVIDPTTGKVFANAPHASKAQAEQAIAAAKHAQKRWEALGYEGRRPYLERFAEAMAANTDRIAETLTRERGGPIADCRFEVGRATAAIAHFAAQRLEDHIIRENANERIIEQRYAQGVVVAIMPWNRPMTLLSFKLGPALITGNTVIAKPAPSTPLSTLMLGEIAADIFPAGVFQTLVDANDLGPLLTSAPDVAHVSFTGSTPTGKKVLGSAAETLKRFTLELGGNDAAIVLDDVDIEWVADKIFAAAFINAGQVCYATKRVYAPRALAEPLAQALAKRADAAVLGDGMDPATTMGPLQNKMQYEKVLEFIESARTQGGTFLAGGDPTGAGYFIRPAIVTGLPDNARLVQEEQFGPVLPIQVYDDVDAAIAQANASEFGLGGTIWGSDIDRAIAVASRIETGTIWVNQHMALPLDVPFGGAKESGIGLQNGLEGMEDFTQRRVLNAKLGG, from the coding sequence ATGACCCACCGCCTTTTGATCGACGGCCAACTGACGGATGGCGCGTCGACTATCGACGTTATTGATCCAACGACTGGCAAGGTCTTCGCGAACGCCCCCCACGCAAGCAAGGCGCAGGCCGAGCAGGCGATAGCGGCGGCGAAGCACGCCCAGAAGCGCTGGGAAGCTCTCGGCTATGAAGGTCGTCGCCCGTACCTCGAACGTTTCGCAGAGGCGATGGCGGCCAATACCGACCGGATCGCAGAGACGCTCACCCGTGAACGCGGGGGTCCGATCGCCGATTGCCGTTTCGAGGTCGGCCGAGCGACGGCTGCCATTGCCCATTTCGCGGCACAGCGACTCGAAGATCATATTATCCGCGAAAACGCGAACGAGCGGATCATCGAGCAACGCTACGCCCAGGGCGTCGTTGTCGCCATCATGCCTTGGAACCGGCCGATGACACTGCTTTCGTTCAAGCTTGGCCCAGCGCTCATCACGGGCAACACCGTTATCGCCAAGCCAGCGCCGTCGACGCCGCTGAGCACGCTTATGCTCGGCGAGATTGCCGCGGATATCTTCCCCGCTGGCGTGTTCCAGACACTGGTGGATGCTAATGACCTCGGTCCTCTCCTCACTAGCGCCCCGGATGTCGCCCACGTGAGCTTCACCGGTTCGACCCCGACTGGCAAAAAGGTGCTCGGCTCGGCGGCAGAGACGCTCAAGCGGTTCACGCTCGAGCTCGGCGGCAATGACGCCGCGATCGTGCTCGATGACGTCGATATCGAGTGGGTTGCGGACAAGATTTTCGCAGCTGCTTTCATCAACGCGGGCCAAGTCTGCTACGCCACTAAACGTGTTTATGCCCCGCGCGCTCTGGCCGAGCCCTTGGCTCAGGCACTTGCAAAACGTGCCGACGCCGCAGTTCTGGGCGACGGAATGGATCCAGCGACCACGATGGGGCCGCTACAAAACAAGATGCAATACGAAAAGGTTCTCGAGTTCATAGAGTCCGCGCGGACCCAGGGCGGCACCTTCCTCGCGGGTGGCGATCCCACCGGCGCCGGCTACTTCATCCGGCCCGCCATCGTCACCGGACTGCCCGACAATGCCCGCCTCGTCCAGGAGGAGCAGTTCGGACCCGTCCTGCCAATACAAGTCTATGACGACGTCGACGCGGCGATAGCGCAAGCTAACGCGAGCGAATTCGGCCTCGGTGGAACGATCTGGGGGAGCGATATCGACCGTGCTATTGCGGTCGCCAGTCGGATCGAAACCGGCACGATCTGGGTCAACCAGCACATGGCGCTACCATTGGACGTGCCCTTCGGTGGCGCGAAGGAGTCCGGTATCGGCCTGCAGAACGGGTTGGAAGGAATGGAAGACTTCACCCAGCGCCGCGTCCTCAACGCGAAGCTGGGAGGGTGA
- a CDS encoding aldo/keto reductase, with translation MNMGPDTFAVGGNMTVRRLGFGSMRLAGPGVWGPPRDRAAALETLRRVPELGINLIDTADSYGPDVTEPLIHEALFPYAAGLHIATKAGLRRPGPDQWQPHGDPDYLIAQAHRSRELLKVDRIDLWQLHRIDPAVPAGEQFAAIRHLLDTGVIRHAGLSEVSVAQIEMAQRVFPVATVQNRYNLADRASEDVLNHCEANAIGFIPWFPLAAGRLTESGSVLERIAQAHGASSGQIAIAWLLRRSAVILPIPGTSKVAHLEENAAASSIALSDAEFEELDKAGRASA, from the coding sequence ATGAACATGGGACCAGACACGTTCGCCGTCGGCGGCAACATGACAGTCCGCCGCCTTGGCTTCGGCTCGATGCGGTTGGCCGGCCCGGGAGTCTGGGGGCCACCCCGTGACCGGGCAGCGGCGCTGGAGACCTTGCGCCGCGTCCCGGAGCTTGGGATCAATCTCATCGATACCGCGGACAGCTATGGACCGGATGTCACAGAACCGCTGATCCATGAGGCACTGTTCCCCTATGCAGCAGGCCTCCATATCGCGACGAAGGCTGGGCTACGCAGGCCCGGCCCCGACCAGTGGCAACCTCATGGCGATCCCGACTATCTGATCGCTCAGGCGCACCGCAGCCGCGAATTGCTCAAGGTGGATCGCATTGATCTGTGGCAACTGCATCGGATCGACCCTGCAGTCCCGGCGGGGGAGCAATTCGCAGCGATCCGCCATCTTCTGGACACAGGTGTGATCCGTCACGCGGGATTAAGCGAAGTCAGCGTGGCGCAAATCGAGATGGCACAGCGGGTTTTCCCTGTCGCCACGGTCCAGAACCGCTACAACCTAGCCGACCGCGCAAGCGAGGACGTTCTCAACCATTGTGAAGCGAACGCGATCGGGTTCATTCCGTGGTTTCCGCTTGCGGCGGGTCGACTGACAGAGTCTGGCTCGGTTCTCGAACGTATTGCTCAGGCGCATGGCGCGAGTTCGGGCCAGATCGCAATCGCGTGGCTGCTGCGTCGTAGCGCCGTGATCCTGCCCATCCCCGGCACGTCGAAGGTAGCCCATCTGGAAGAGAATGCCGCGGCATCGAGCATCGCGCTGTCCGACGCGGAATTCGAAGAACTCGATAAGGCGGGCCGCGCGTCCGCCTGA
- a CDS encoding aldehyde dehydrogenase family protein, whose product MSLKLLIDGALVDGATTIDVINPATGKSFATSPKADMAQAEKAIAAAKRAFPAWAATPFVDRAKQVGAFAEAIEARKDEFARLLTQEVGKPIVEAGFEVAETVDALKFFASQDLQPKVLRDNGDELIVEQRYPQGVIAAITPWNFPLALLSYKIGAALVAGNTVISKPAPTTPLTTLLLGEIAAEFFPAGVFQTLVDQNELGPLLTSHPDIAHVSFTGSTPTGKRVLASAADTLKRFTLELGGNDAAIVLDDVDVKAMAPKIFFAAFINAGQVCFATKRIYAPRAMVDELAAELARLADAAVVGDGLDEATTIGPIQNKAQYDKVLGFIESAREEGGTFLAGGSAIEGDGYFIRPTIVTGLAHDARLVREEQFGPVLPILPYDTIEEAIGYANEIEYGLGGIIWTSNVERGAEVASKIETGTIWVNRHLVLPKDIPFGGAKQSGIGVQNGMEGIEDFTQRRVLNEKKGA is encoded by the coding sequence ATGAGCCTGAAACTATTGATCGACGGCGCTCTCGTCGACGGCGCCACCACCATCGATGTGATCAATCCCGCAACCGGCAAGTCCTTTGCGACATCGCCGAAGGCCGATATGGCGCAGGCCGAAAAGGCGATTGCGGCGGCAAAGCGCGCGTTCCCGGCATGGGCTGCGACGCCTTTTGTCGACCGTGCCAAACAGGTTGGTGCGTTCGCAGAGGCGATCGAGGCGCGCAAAGACGAGTTCGCAAGGCTGCTGACGCAGGAAGTTGGTAAGCCGATCGTCGAAGCCGGCTTCGAAGTCGCCGAGACGGTCGATGCCCTCAAGTTCTTCGCAAGCCAGGATTTGCAGCCCAAGGTCCTGCGCGACAATGGCGACGAGTTGATCGTCGAGCAGCGCTATCCGCAGGGCGTGATCGCCGCCATCACGCCCTGGAATTTCCCGCTCGCGCTGTTGTCCTACAAAATCGGGGCGGCACTCGTCGCGGGCAATACGGTGATTTCGAAGCCGGCACCGACGACGCCGCTGACCACGCTCCTTCTCGGCGAGATCGCCGCCGAGTTCTTCCCGGCGGGCGTCTTCCAGACCTTGGTCGATCAGAATGAACTTGGACCGCTGCTGACCAGCCATCCCGACATCGCGCATGTTAGCTTCACCGGTTCGACCCCCACCGGCAAGAGGGTTCTAGCCTCGGCCGCCGACACGCTCAAACGCTTCACCCTTGAGCTAGGCGGTAACGACGCCGCGATCGTGCTCGACGACGTGGATGTGAAGGCCATGGCGCCGAAGATTTTCTTCGCGGCGTTCATTAACGCCGGCCAAGTGTGTTTCGCAACCAAGCGGATCTATGCGCCCCGGGCGATGGTCGATGAACTAGCAGCAGAGCTCGCGAGGCTCGCAGACGCGGCCGTCGTCGGCGATGGCCTCGATGAAGCCACGACAATTGGCCCGATCCAGAACAAGGCCCAATATGACAAGGTGTTGGGCTTTATCGAGTCCGCGCGAGAGGAGGGCGGCACGTTCCTGGCCGGCGGATCTGCGATCGAGGGCGACGGTTACTTCATTCGCCCTACGATCGTGACGGGTCTTGCGCATGATGCCCGCCTCGTGCGCGAAGAGCAGTTCGGTCCGGTGCTGCCGATCCTGCCCTATGACACGATTGAAGAAGCCATTGGGTATGCCAACGAGATTGAATATGGCCTAGGTGGCATCATCTGGACCAGCAATGTCGAGCGCGGCGCCGAAGTCGCTTCGAAGATTGAGACTGGTACGATTTGGGTCAATCGCCACCTGGTCCTTCCGAAGGATATCCCCTTCGGCGGTGCCAAGCAGTCTGGCATCGGCGTCCAGAATGGCATGGAAGGCATCGAGGACTTCACGCAGCGCCGTGTGCTCAATGAGAAGAAGGGAGCCTGA